Genomic window (Streptomyces yatensis):
GGTCCGTACTGAGCCTGTCCTCGTCCGCGCTCGACGCAGCGATCATCAAGTCACCATAGAGATCGATTTCGACGAGGGCCACGGGGTCCGGGCCCGACGAGCCGCGACGCGCAACCACGTGTTTCACCTCCTCCAGCGAGCACCTGCGAGCACTTTCGAGCAGCGGCTTCCCAGCGTAGGGATCGGTACACACTCCGCGCATGGCACGGATGGGCCATTTCGAAGGGCAAAGCGGGCCCCTCCGACTACTTCTGAGGTGATCCGACCTTTCCTGCGTAGATATCCGTGGGCTTGGGGAGCTCGACCACGGCCGGGGCCCCGAAGTCGTACAGCTCCGTCGTCGAGGCGACCCCCACCGCACCGCGCCGCCGGGCGGCCTCCGGGCCCGCCGTCGCCTCCTGGCCGTCGGTCCGGCTGGTCACCGTGAACCGGTGCCGCACCTCGCGCAGCCGGCCGAGCCCGTCGAGATACGCGTCGAAGGTCACCGTGCTCTCGTCGAACCCCCTCGCCGCGGCCACCAGCGACCCCCGCGCACCCTCCGACGCGAGCCGGGCCGCCCGGCCGATGTCGGTGATGCCTCGGTAGTGGCGCACCAGATCCCCGTCGAGCCCCTCCTCGCCGACCAGGCTGGCCTTCCGTACCCCGCGCAGCAGTTCGGCGGCGGTCAGCGGATCCGTGGCCCCGCCGGTGACGAGATTGCCGTCGGGAATGTCCGTCGTGTCCACCCGAACCCACTTATCGCGGGGAATGCCCGCTCCGCGATTGCGCATGAAAAGCGCTCCGGAGGCGAGGAGTTCGGTGATCGGCGCATGCTCGGCGGCCCCCATCGCGTCCCTGGGCAGCAGCAGCCGCAGCCGACCCCGCCGCTTCTCGAAGTCGTACGCACCGCTGCCGCGGATGGACACGCGGGTGCCGCCCGTCGCCGTCTCCATGGTGGTGCGGATCCGTGAGCTGCCCGATCTGACCAGCACGTCCGCGGCCCGGTGCAGCACCGTGACCGCGCTCTCCCGCGCCGTGCCGCCGGGGCGTTCGTCGGCCGCCGTCTCGGTGGAACAGCCGCTGACGGTCGCCAGCGACATGGCCAGCAGGCCGCCCGACACGACACCGGCGACCGCTCTCACCCGTCTCCGTACGCCGAGCCCGCGCTGCTGGAACTCCATCGACCGCCGACCCCCTGGCCACGCTCGTCCACGCTTGATACTTGTTCGTTTAACGATCAGCACAGGTGGCTCGTCACGGCCCGGTAGCGTGGTCATGTGCTCGACTCAGGCGACATAGGCCCCGGCCAGGACCGCACCACCACCGTGGAGAAGGGCTCCTTCTCCATCGCCCGCTGCACCTGCGGCTGGTACGGCCCGGCCCGTCGCACCAGAGGCGTCGCCCGCGACGACGCGGCGGCTCATGCGACGGCCCGTCACTCCCCGTCCGACACAAGCGATTCATCGGACTCGCCCGATTAGTGGGACTTGTCCGTCCCCCGACAACACTTCGGCAACGAGCGGAACCACATCTCCCGGTCCCTCCCTCTGACCCAGGGACCGGGCCGGCTTCGCGGTGGCCCGGTCGACGGTTGAGAACAGCGTCGACAGGGAGGGGACACCGCCATGAACCGGCGGACACTGCTGGCAGCGGGCACGGGGCTGACGGCCACCGCCACATGGGCCACCGCCTGCGACGACGACGCGGGAAAGGCCGGCGGTGACGGAACCTCCGCCGACTCCGCCCCCTCCTCGGCGCCGGACGCCCATTCGGCCTCCGCGAGCGGTCGGCGCGGCGCCGTCGACGGCAAGCCGAAGTCCGCCGACTGGAGCGCGCTCGGCAAGGACCTGCAGGGCGACCTGGTGCGCCCCGGCGACTCCGACTACACCTCCGCCAGCCGGCTCTACAACACCCGCTTCGACCATCTGCGGCCCGCCGCCGTCGCCTATATAGAGAACACCTCGGACATCTCCGCCTGTCTGGACTTCGCCCGCCGCCATGGCGCCCCCGTCGCCATCCGCAACGGCGGTCACTCCTACGCCGGCTGGTCCAGCGGCGACGGCCGGCTCGTCATCGACGTCTCCGCTCTCTCGTCGATCCGTACGACCTCCGGCGAGGCGCGAATCGGCGGCGGCGCCAAGCTCATCGACGTCTACACCTCGCTCGGCACCCGCGGGGTCACCGTCCCCGGCGGCTCCTGCCCGAGCGTCGGCATATCGGGGCTGACCCTCGGCGGCGGCCACGGTGTGGTCTCCCGGGCCTACGGGCTGACCGCCGACAGCCTTACGGGTGCGACGATCGTCACCGCGGACGGTAAGGCCCTCGAGGTCTCCAAGAACCGCGAGGCCGATCTGTTCTGGGCGCTGCGCGGCGCGGGCAACGGCAACTTCGGTGTCGTCACCGAACTGCGGTTCCGTACGCATGAGGCGGCCGACGGCGTGACGTGTTATATGTCATGGCCATGGTCTAAGGCGGCGAAGGTGCTGAGCGCCTGGCAGAAGTGGGGCCCGGACCAGCCCGACGAGATCTGGTCGGCGCTGCATCTGTCGGCCGCCCCCGGGAGCACCCCCACCGTCTCCATCAGCTGCTTCTCGCTCGGTACCTACGGCGCGCTGCAGAACGCGGTGGACCGGCTCGCCGACGGACCGGGCGGCCCCGGCCCGGCCACACAGGTCAGCCTGCGCCGCCGCGGCTATGTCGACGCCATGCGGATGTACGCGGGCTGCGGCGACACCTCGACGACCAACTGCCATCTGCCGGGCGACAAGCCCGGCCACAGCGCCTCCGGGGTGCTGAACCGCGAGACCTACGCGGCGCGCTCGGACTTCTACGACCGCTCGCTGAGCCAGGCGGGCGTACGGGCGATGCTCGACCAGCTGGAGCGCTACGGGCGGCGCACCGGCGGCGGGGGCGCGGTGAGCATCGCGCTGACCGCGCTCGGCGGGGCGGTCAACCGGGTCTCGCCCACGACCACGTCCTTCGTCCACCGCCGCTCGCGGTTCCTGGCGCAGTACACCGCGTCCTGGGCGGCGAGCGGCTCGGGCACCGCGGGCAACGCCTGGCTGGACGGGGCCCATACGGCGATGCGGCGGTACGCCTCCGGGGCGGCGTACCAGAACTACACGGACGCGTCGCTGAAGGACTGGCGCTCGGCCTACTACGGCTCGGCCGCCGACAAGCTGACGCGGCTGAAGAAGCGTTACGACCCGGACCGGCTCTTCGACTTTCCGCAGGCGCTGTAGGGCGTTCGCGGGCGAGGGGGACCGGAGATGACAGAAGGCCCGGCAGCCGCCGGGCCTTCGTCGCGTCCGTAAGGAGGCCGTGTATCCGTAAGGAGGCCGTGCATCCAGGCCGTCGGGCCTGGCCATCAGGCGGCCGTAGGGCCTGTCCGTCAGGCGGCCGTCGGGCCTGTCCGTCAGGCGGCCGTCGGGCCTGTCCGTCAGGCGGCCGCTAAGCCGCCAGGTCCTTGTTCCCGTGGTCGCCGCCCGCTGCTCGGGACTCGGAGAGTTCCGCACACGCCTCGTCCGCGCCCTGGTCGGCCGCGGCGGGCTCGGCCCGTATCAGCCGGCCGACACGCGAACTCGCGATCGCCGTGGTCAGCGGTGTCAGCAGCATCATCGCGAGCGGCGCCAGCAGCAGCGTGACCGCCGTCCCCAGGGCGAACCCGCCGATCACATCGGTCGGGTAGTGGACCCCCATATAGACGCGGCAGAACCCTTCCAGCAGCGCGAGCCCTATCGCGGCCACCCCGTAGGCGCGGTGGGCCATGAAGACGCCGACGGCGACCGCCATGGTCAGCGTCGCGTGATCGCTGACGAACGAGAAGTCGGTCTTGCCCGCCACCAGGACGTCGAGCCCCTGGTGGTCCTTGAAGGGCCTCGGCCGCTCGACGAAGCCGCGGATCGGGATGTTGGCGAAGAGCGCCAGCCCGGCGGCCAGCGGGGCCCACATCAGCCCGGCGACGGCGGACGGCGCCTCCTGCGGCCGCTTCCGCACGCTCCACCAGGCGGCCAGGGTCACCAGGGCGAGCCCGATGATGATCCCGTACTCGCCGACGAACTCCATGACGCGGTCGAACCAGTGGGGGGCGTCCTTCGCCAGCCCGTTGATGTCGTAGAGAAGGCTGACATCGGGGTTCGACCCGTCCAGTGCGAGTCCAGCCATGTGCCGTAGCCCCTTATCTCTTGCCTGTCACTACGTGCAGCTGCCGACCCCCCGTAATGCCTTGCGATCCGTGGCATCGCGGCCGGCGCCGGAGAGTCCGCCGTCGATCCACGCTGATCCACGCTCCGATCCACCTCCAGGGAACTCCCTCTTCTCGCCGGGGGTTCCGTACTCCACCCAACGATCACCGGGACGTTATCGAAGGGTGACCGATCGTCGCAGCTCAGGGGGAATCCTTACGCGGAGTTCGCCCGCGGCAGCGCTTTCGCGCCATCTTGAGTCACCCGTGTAGCACCGATGTAGTCCGGCGAGTCGATCTTGTCAAAACGGATCACCGCACCGGTATAGGGCGCGTTGATCATGTAACCGCCGCCCACATACATCCCCACGTGGTGGATCGATCTCGGGTCGTCGAGGTCATAGGCGAAGAAGACCAGGTCCCCGGGGAGCAGCTCGTCCCGTTTGGGGTGGGGTCCGGCGTTCCACTGGTCGTTGGCGACACGCGGCAGGTCGATCCCGACCGTCTTGTATGCCGCCTTCGTCAGCCCCGAGCAGTCGAACCGCCCGCCCTGCTCCGGCGTGCCGTTCCCGCCCCACAGATAGGGCTTGCCGAGCTGCTTCTGCGCGAAGTAGATCGCCCCGGCCGACTGCTGGGAGGGCTGGACCTTCTGGACCGGCGCCTCGAAGCTCTTGGCGAGGGTGGTGATGGTCTTCACGTAGTTCTGGGTCTCGCGGTAAGGCGGCACCCCGCCGTACTTGATCACGGCATAGGCGCCCGCGTTGTACGAGGCCAGCATGTTGTGCGTCTGATTGCCCGGCACGTCCTTGACGTACTTGGCGAGCGAGCAGTCATAGGCGGCCGCCGACGGGATCGCGTCCTGGGGGTCCCAGATGTCCCTGACGCCGTCCTTATTGCCGTCGACCCCGTGCGAGGCCCAGGTGGCCGGAATGAACTGCGCTATCCCCTTGGCGTTGGCCGGGCTCTGCGCCTTCGCGTTCCAGCCGCTCTCCTGGTAGAGCTGCGCGGCGAGGAGCGCGGGATTGATGGCGGGGCAGGAGTTCCCGTACTGCTGGATCAGCGGCTCGTACGAGGAGGGAACGGAGCCCTTCGCCAGCCCGACGGCCTTACCGCCCGCGCCGCCGATGAGATCCGCCGCGACCATATAGGTGCCGACGACGAGCAGCGCGACGAAGGAAAAGGAGACTCCGATACCGACACTGACACCCAGCCAGACCTTACGCACCCGGCCATCCTCCCCCATCCACCCGCGATGCGAACGCGTTTGCGTCCGCACGGCGAAAATCAGCCGCTCCCCAGCCGAAACCATACGGTGGGCCTCCGACGCGCGCCCCCTTGTGCGCCGCCCACCCGCCCCGCGCGCCTCACCGCTCTTCCGGGGCCGCCTCTCGCGGGGCCGCGCACCGCGTAGAGTCCAGCCGTCCGAGCACCACGACCCTGGGGACCGCAGATGACACGGCGCGACTGGCAAGAGCTCGACTGGCAGCGGGCCGCACCCGACGACAGCGAGGAGGGCCACGCCTACCTCGAGGTGGCCGTGGGCCCCGACGACCAGATCCTGATGCGCGAGAGCAACGACCCGGAGACCGTGGTCGTCACGACCCGGACCAAGTGGGAGGCGTTCATCAAGGGCGTCAAGGCGGGCGAGTTCGACGACTTCGCCGACCTCGCGGAGGCCGACGAGCCCACGGGGAAGTGAACGGCTGACGGCCGTTCACCGAGGACCTCCACCGACGGCCCTCACCGACGGCCCCTACCGCCCGCCCCCACCGCCGATCCTCACCGATCGTTGCCGGATGCCCACCCGCGTGATACACAGAGTGACCATACGACACTCCGTTGACACGCCTCACACGTCCGCCAGACGGCCGTGTCCCACAACACGCACGAGATCCGCCAAGAAATGCCGCCAAGTCGACATGCGGAAGCGGATTCATCAGCGAAGATAGAGGCTGACCCACGCCATGCCGGCGGGGGGACACAACAACCCACAAGGGGCGGTGAGTTCATCATGTTCCTAGCGGCCGAAAAGGGCGACATCAACACCATCATCGGTGGAATCGCCCCAGACTGGGGCCCGTTCGGCAGTCTGGGCAGCGAGGCCCGCGTCATGATCGAGGTCGTGATGGCGGTCGCACTGCTGCTGTGCTTCGGCATCGCCATCTGGGGCGCCGCCAAGCAGCGGATCGGCGCGACGGCCCTGCGGGACACCTTCAGCGCGGAACAGGGCAAGGGTCTGATCGTCGCCGGCCTGACCGGTGTGTTCATCATCGGATCACTGGGCACCCTCTTCACGATCGTGTACGGCATGGCCATCTAGCCGCGCCCCCGCCCGCCCCCGAGCCGCTCCCCCGCGCGGGGCGCACACCCCTGGCCGCAAGCCCCGCTCCCGATTCCCCCTACCGGCCCCCCACCCCGTACCCGAGGCTGCTCCCTGATGCCCGCTCCCGCTCACCACGCTGAGGACGTGTCAGCTTGATGTCCACTCACACCAGCGCGCCCGAGCGTCAGTCCTCACCGTTACCGTCGTATGCGGGTGACGGAAGAGGGACCATGGATGACGCGGCCGGCACGACCGGCAGGCTCGGCGGGATCAGCAGGCTCGGCACGGGTGAAGGGGCGTACGCAGGATGAGTCTCGGCGGCGACGACGGATACGGCGGTGACTACGAGGGCCATGAGGCGCGCCGCGGCCGCGGCGCGGCCCCTGGAGATCACCTGACGCGCACCCGCCTGCCCGAGGGCGACGGCGACCCCTACGGCCCGCCCCGCCGAGCCCCCGGCCGCGCCGGCAAGCCCAGCCGCAACCTGATCACCGTGGTCAGCGTCGTCGTCCTCCTCCTCGCGGCCATCGCCTTCGTCAACCGCGGCGGCGGCAAGCACGGCGACTCCAGCGGCGACGACCCCGGCGGCACCGGCACCGAAGCCCGCCCCACCGCCCCCACGGGCGAGCGCCCGGTCGACGGCAAGAACGACACCACGGGCATCGCCTCGGGCTTCGCCAAGTCGGAACAGGGCGCCCAGAGCGCGGCGGCGAACTACGCGGTGGCTCTGGGGTCCGCCGATATGTACAACAGCGACCGACGCCATGAGATCGTCCCCCAGATCTTCACCAGCGCTGCCGCCGACCGGCTCCGGACCAGGCTCGACAAGGCGTACTCCAAGGCATCCCTGGAGAGAATCGGCCTGGATGCGAACGGCAAGGCGCCCGACGGCATGACCTACGTCTCGCGCACCGCCCCTGTGGGCACGAAGGTCGGCACCATCTCGGACACCAGCGCGACCGTCGCGGTCTGGTGCACCGGCGTGTTCGGCACGGCCGGAGAGGGATCGAAGAACCCGGTCACCAACGACTGGTTCACCCTGACACTCAAGCTGCGGTGGGTGAACAACGACTGGAAGGCCGAGAGCTACTCGCAGAAGGCCGGTCCGGCACCGGTCAACAGCGACCGCACCGCGTCCACCGCCGATGAGATCGCCAAGGCAGTCGAGCAGTACGGAGGGTTCACCTATGCCCGCTAGCCCCCGCCGACGCGCTCTCACCCTCGCCGGAGCCCTCGCCTCCGTGCAGACGGCCGCCATCCTCCTGGCCGGCCGCGCCGTGGCGGCCCCCTCGCCGACCCCCACTCCGTCGGGCAGCAAACAGGACGACTGCGAGCTCCTCCTCGGTCAGGTCCGGGAGAACTGCGAAAAGGGCGGTGGCGGCTCCAGCGGCCCCCCCGACCCCGCCAACCCCCTGGACCCCGCCGCCTCCCTGGCCCGCGGCTGCGCCGACGCCGCCTCCTGGCTCGTCGGCAAGCTCTCCAAGCTGGTCAAGGAGACGGCCACCGTCGACTTCACCAACGAGGCCTTCCTCCGCCAGTACGCCGTCGTCTTCGCCGCCTCCACCGTCCTCACCCTCATCCTCTGGCTCCTCGCCGTCGCCAAGCGCGCCATCCGCGGCGTCCCCCTCGGTGAGGCGCTCTCCGAAGCCATAGGCTTCCTCTGGCTGACGGTCCTGGCCTCCGCCTTCACCCCCCTCATCCTCTATACGGTCGTCACCGCGACCGACGCCGTCACCGAAGCCATCGCCTCCGGCACCGGTGCGGACAACGACGCCTTCTTCGGCTCCTTCGCCCAGGCGCTCAAGCGGGACGAGGACATCGGTGGCGGCCCGATCATGCTCATCGTCGTCTCGCTCGTGACGATCCTCGCCGCCGGCGTCCTCTGCCTCGAGCTCGTCATCCGCGCCGCCCTCCTCTACGTGGGCGCGCTGCTCGGCACCGCCGTCTACTCGGGCCTCGTCGACAAGAACATGTGGGGGCATGTGCGCCGCTGGGCGGGGATCATGATCGCCGTGATCCTCGTCAAGCCGGTGATCATGATCGTGCTGGCCCTCGCCGGCGCGCTCTCCACCTCCGGTGACAAGCCCGACGCCTTCTCGGCCGTCGTCTCCGGCCTGTCCATCATCATCCTCGCCATCTTCGCCAGCGCGATGATCTACCGCTTCGTGCCCGGCTTCGGCGATGAGATCGTCAAGGCCCGCAGCGCCAGCACCGACCCCGCGTCCCGCCAGGCCGCCGCCGTCATCACGTCCCCCGCCGCCCTGGTGAAGCAGGGCATCAACGCCCACAGCGCCCGCGGCGGTGGCGAGGCCGGTGGGGGCGGCGGCGCCCCGGGGCAGGCCAGGCCCGCCAACCCCGTCTCCGGCGGCGTGGCGGCCCACAGCACCCGCCCCAGCGGCGGAGGCGGAGCCTCGGGCGGCGGGGGCGGCGCGCCCGCCAGCCGCACCGGCCACACCGGAGGCTCCCGCGGCGGCTCCGCCGCAAACCGCAGCTCCGGCAACAACTCGGGAGGTGACCGGCGGTGACGATCGACGCCCAGTCGCACCCCATCGCGCCCCGTCGCACATATCTGATCGGGCGCCCCCGCCCGAACGCGATCGTCGGCAAGAACCGCGAGACCGGCGAGATCGCGCTGATCGTCGGGGGAGCCTTCATCGGCATGATGTGCGGCCTGCTGGTGCAGGTGCTGATGTTCCGCATCGTCGCCCTGGTCGGCTTCCCCACCCTCGCCCTGGCCGCGGTGTACGTCCCGTACAACGGGCGGACGTTCTACCGCTGGTTCGAGATCAACCGCTCCTACAAGCGCAGCGTCCGTAAGGGCACCACCGCCTACCGCTCCGGCGCCGCGGAGGCCGGCACCCGCCTCGACGGCCGGGAGATCGAGGTCGGCCCGCCCCCCGGCATCGGCCGGATCAACTGGCTGGCCGCCCCCTTCGGCCCCGACGAGATCGCCGTGCTCCTGCACGCCGACCGCCGCACCGTCACCGCCGCCATCGAGATCGAGGGCCCGGGCGTCGGGCTGCGCGACAGCGAGGACCAGGAAGCCCTCGTGGACCGGTTCGGCACCCTGCTCAAGCATGTGGCCAACGGCGACGGCTTCGTGACCCGTCTGCAGATCCTGGCCCGCACCCTTCCCGCCGACCCCGACGCGCACGCCAAGGACGTCGAGCGGCGCGGCGACCACCAGGCCCCCCACTGGCTCAAGGACTCCTACGACCAGCTGCAGTCCATGGTCTCCACCTCCTCCGAGCAGCACCGCGCCTATCTCGTCGCCTGTATGCACTACACCCGCGACCTCGCCGCCGAGGCCCAGGCCATCGCGCGCGCCACCCGCCACAGCGGTGGCGGCCGCCGGCTCGACAAGGACGCGGGCCTCGCCGTGGTGATGGCCCGTGAGCTCACCGACATCTGCGCCCGCCTCGCCGAGGCCGACATCCGGGTGCGGCAGCCCCTGGGGCAGGGGCGGCTGGCGTCGCTCATCCACTCCATGTACGACCCGGACCACCCCATCGACCACATCCAGGCGATGACCAAGCGGAACGCCTGGCCCGCCGAGCTGGACGCCATGGAGCCCACCTACCTCCAGGCCAAGACGCGCGAGTCGAGCACCCGCGAGCCCTGGTGCCACTCCACGGCCTGGGTGAAGGAATGGCCGATGACGCCGGTCGGGGTCAA
Coding sequences:
- a CDS encoding FAD-binding oxidoreductase, translating into MNRRTLLAAGTGLTATATWATACDDDAGKAGGDGTSADSAPSSAPDAHSASASGRRGAVDGKPKSADWSALGKDLQGDLVRPGDSDYTSASRLYNTRFDHLRPAAVAYIENTSDISACLDFARRHGAPVAIRNGGHSYAGWSSGDGRLVIDVSALSSIRTTSGEARIGGGAKLIDVYTSLGTRGVTVPGGSCPSVGISGLTLGGGHGVVSRAYGLTADSLTGATIVTADGKALEVSKNREADLFWALRGAGNGNFGVVTELRFRTHEAADGVTCYMSWPWSKAAKVLSAWQKWGPDQPDEIWSALHLSAAPGSTPTVSISCFSLGTYGALQNAVDRLADGPGGPGPATQVSLRRRGYVDAMRMYAGCGDTSTTNCHLPGDKPGHSASGVLNRETYAARSDFYDRSLSQAGVRAMLDQLERYGRRTGGGGAVSIALTALGGAVNRVSPTTTSFVHRRSRFLAQYTASWAASGSGTAGNAWLDGAHTAMRRYASGAAYQNYTDASLKDWRSAYYGSAADKLTRLKKRYDPDRLFDFPQAL
- a CDS encoding phosphatase PAP2 family protein encodes the protein MAGLALDGSNPDVSLLYDINGLAKDAPHWFDRVMEFVGEYGIIIGLALVTLAAWWSVRKRPQEAPSAVAGLMWAPLAAGLALFANIPIRGFVERPRPFKDHQGLDVLVAGKTDFSFVSDHATLTMAVAVGVFMAHRAYGVAAIGLALLEGFCRVYMGVHYPTDVIGGFALGTAVTLLLAPLAMMLLTPLTTAIASSRVGRLIRAEPAAADQGADEACAELSESRAAGGDHGNKDLAA
- a CDS encoding NlpC/P60 family protein, which codes for MRKVWLGVSVGIGVSFSFVALLVVGTYMVAADLIGGAGGKAVGLAKGSVPSSYEPLIQQYGNSCPAINPALLAAQLYQESGWNAKAQSPANAKGIAQFIPATWASHGVDGNKDGVRDIWDPQDAIPSAAAYDCSLAKYVKDVPGNQTHNMLASYNAGAYAVIKYGGVPPYRETQNYVKTITTLAKSFEAPVQKVQPSQQSAGAIYFAQKQLGKPYLWGGNGTPEQGGRFDCSGLTKAAYKTVGIDLPRVANDQWNAGPHPKRDELLPGDLVFFAYDLDDPRSIHHVGMYVGGGYMINAPYTGAVIRFDKIDSPDYIGATRVTQDGAKALPRANSA
- a CDS encoding DUF397 domain-containing protein, with translation MTRRDWQELDWQRAAPDDSEEGHAYLEVAVGPDDQILMRESNDPETVVVTTRTKWEAFIKGVKAGEFDDFADLAEADEPTGK
- a CDS encoding SCO6880 family protein; translation: MDAQSHPIAPRRTYLIGRPRPNAIVGKNRETGEIALIVGGAFIGMMCGLLVQVLMFRIVALVGFPTLALAAVYVPYNGRTFYRWFEINRSYKRSVRKGTTAYRSGAAEAGTRLDGREIEVGPPPGIGRINWLAAPFGPDEIAVLLHADRRTVTAAIEIEGPGVGLRDSEDQEALVDRFGTLLKHVANGDGFVTRLQILARTLPADPDAHAKDVERRGDHQAPHWLKDSYDQLQSMVSTSSEQHRAYLVACMHYTRDLAAEAQAIARATRHSGGGRRLDKDAGLAVVMARELTDICARLAEADIRVRQPLGQGRLASLIHSMYDPDHPIDHIQAMTKRNAWPAELDAMEPTYLQAKTRESSTREPWCHSTAWVKEWPMTPVGVNFLAPLLVHTPDVIRTVAVCMDLEPTEVAIERMLTEKTNDEAEASRAAKMNRTVDPRDIAAHGRLDQRGEDLASGAAGVNLVGYITVSSRSPEALARDKRTIRASAGKSYLKLEWCDREHHRAFVNTLPFATGIRR